One part of the Ralstonia pickettii genome encodes these proteins:
- a CDS encoding 2-dehydropantoate 2-reductase produces MTRICIVGAGAVGGYLGAKLALADQPVNVLARGATLQALRAEGLRLTEDGNTRSVPVHASDDAHAFGVQDVVIVAVKAPAMESVAQGIAPLIGPETCVVVAMNGVPWWFFDRHGPLEGLRLQSVDPHGRIAQAIPTKNVLGCVVHLTCSTAAPGHVRHGFGKRLILGEPTGGISPRLGALGALFERAGLQIERSEAIQRDIWFKLWGNMTMNPVSVLTGATCDRILDDPLVSAFCLGVMEEAKAIGARIGCPIEQSGEERSAVTRQLGAFKTSMLQDAEAGRGPLEIDALVASVREIGQHVGVPTPQIDALLGLVRLHAQTRGLY; encoded by the coding sequence ATGACACGCATTTGCATCGTGGGCGCCGGCGCGGTCGGCGGCTATCTTGGCGCAAAGCTCGCGCTGGCAGATCAACCGGTCAACGTGCTGGCACGCGGTGCGACGCTTCAGGCATTGCGAGCCGAAGGACTGCGCCTGACCGAAGACGGCAACACACGCTCTGTGCCGGTGCACGCGAGTGACGACGCGCACGCGTTCGGTGTGCAGGACGTCGTGATCGTTGCTGTAAAAGCTCCCGCCATGGAAAGCGTGGCGCAAGGCATTGCTCCGCTCATCGGCCCCGAGACCTGTGTGGTGGTCGCGATGAACGGCGTGCCATGGTGGTTCTTTGACCGGCACGGGCCGCTGGAAGGCCTGCGCCTGCAATCGGTGGATCCACACGGACGCATCGCGCAAGCCATTCCAACGAAGAACGTACTGGGTTGCGTGGTGCATCTGACGTGTTCAACGGCGGCACCAGGACACGTACGTCATGGGTTCGGCAAACGATTGATTCTTGGCGAACCCACAGGCGGCATCTCACCGCGCCTGGGTGCACTCGGTGCGCTCTTTGAACGCGCTGGTTTGCAGATCGAACGCAGCGAAGCCATTCAACGCGATATCTGGTTCAAGCTGTGGGGCAACATGACGATGAACCCGGTGTCGGTGCTCACGGGCGCGACGTGCGATCGCATTCTCGATGATCCGCTGGTCAGCGCGTTTTGCCTCGGCGTCATGGAAGAGGCCAAAGCAATTGGTGCGCGCATCGGCTGCCCGATCGAGCAGAGCGGCGAAGAACGCAGCGCGGTGACGCGTCAACTCGGCGCGTTCAAGACGTCGATGCTGCAGGATGCAGAGGCCGGACGCGGCCCGCTGGAGATCGATGCGCTGGTGGCGTCGGTGCGAGAGATCGGCCAGCATGTGGGCGTGCCGACGCCGCAGATTGATGCCCTGCTGGGTCTGGTGCGCCTGCACGCCCAGACCCGCGGGCTTTACTGA
- a CDS encoding tetratricopeptide repeat protein — protein sequence MPSLRSAWAGAPAMESPRQSVPMLTVAAALAIIVAAGGWLSHARQVPAVDATQLESWRAMVVQAMEPEALQQLRQRARSGSVPAQSALGEALLSAHDGALRNEGMRWLETAASSDARAQLSLGKALLLGTGGVERDYPRALRLLRQSADKGDAAAAYYLGVMYRSGYGTAVDTTQAAHWFDRAARHEIPAAMFMLANAYRDGDGVPRDEARALALYQDAAEHELPEAVQALAMAYQNGELGLKRDDAAYHQQWIETAHALKHPALAP from the coding sequence ATGCCATCTCTTCGTTCCGCATGGGCGGGTGCACCGGCCATGGAATCTCCGCGACAGTCGGTGCCGATGCTCACCGTGGCCGCGGCGCTGGCGATCATCGTGGCGGCCGGCGGTTGGCTGTCGCATGCGCGCCAGGTACCCGCCGTCGATGCCACGCAGCTGGAATCGTGGCGCGCAATGGTCGTGCAAGCGATGGAGCCCGAGGCGCTGCAGCAATTGCGTCAGCGCGCACGCAGCGGCTCCGTGCCGGCGCAGTCAGCGTTGGGCGAAGCCTTGCTCAGCGCGCACGACGGCGCCTTGCGGAACGAGGGGATGCGCTGGCTGGAAACCGCTGCATCGAGCGATGCGCGTGCGCAGTTATCGCTGGGCAAGGCGCTGCTGCTCGGTACCGGCGGTGTGGAACGCGACTACCCGCGTGCGCTGCGCCTGCTGCGTCAATCCGCTGACAAGGGCGACGCGGCCGCGGCGTACTACCTGGGCGTGATGTATCGCAGCGGCTACGGCACGGCTGTCGACACAACGCAGGCTGCACACTGGTTTGATCGTGCTGCCCGCCACGAGATTCCGGCAGCGATGTTCATGCTGGCGAATGCCTACCGCGACGGTGATGGTGTGCCACGCGATGAAGCCCGCGCGCTGGCGTTGTACCAGGACGCCGCCGAACACGAATTGCCGGAGGCCGTGCAAGCCTTGGCGATGGCGTATCAGAACGGCGAACTGGGTCTCAAGCGCGACGATGCCGCGTATCACCAGCAGTGGATTGAAACGGCACATGCGCTGAAGCATCCTGCGCTCGCGCCGTAA
- a CDS encoding bifunctional 2',3'-cyclic-nucleotide 2'-phosphodiesterase/3'-nucleotidase — MRVRPLCSAALPLAVFLSMSLAACGGSDDTPTTPAASAAPAGTKATLAVLETTDLHTNVLSYDYFKLAADNSLGFERVATLINQARTQFPNTLLLDNGDTIQGTALSDYQAMVSPITCDQTLAIYKVMNAAKYDGGGIGNHEFNYGLPYLSQVTGNTFNVDGLPDPATQKKCAGPAFPQVLANVVSAKTNAPLFQPYTIITKTVTATAPDGSTISAPVKVGIISFTPPTITSWDKRWLDGKVYTVGIKETAAKYIPEMRAKGADLVVAISHGGLDNSTYSPTMENGSWWLSTVPGIDAMLIGHSHQLFPDAKSTVSQFNLPGVDKVAGTVNGVPTVMANYWGKHLGVIKLGLTFNGTNWAVDKTQTTVEARSIQNADKTYIAADPTVSAAIATEHQATINYVKTPVGSTDFNMSTYFADVGDPGAIEIVNQAQADYVSAYIQANLPQYASLPVLSVSAPFKSGFGGGTDFTDVAAGPLAINNAADLYLYPNTVYAVKVAGSDIKNWLETAAKRFNTIDPTQATVQKLVSTFPGYNFDMFTTPDLTYEIDVTQPVGSRIKNLMYKGVALDPAAQFIVATNNYRASGGGNFPGLDGSKTIYASPDANRDVLISYIKKIGSVKRATNGSQRSWRFTKLASSVAQVQFTSAPNKLASATAAGITNVTQVAADDGSGKGLAVYQIDLTQ, encoded by the coding sequence ATGCGAGTCCGACCATTGTGTTCGGCGGCATTGCCGCTTGCTGTTTTCTTGTCGATGTCGCTGGCTGCCTGTGGCGGCAGCGACGATACTCCGACCACGCCTGCCGCCAGCGCTGCCCCCGCGGGCACCAAGGCCACGCTGGCCGTGCTGGAAACGACCGACCTGCACACGAACGTGCTGTCGTACGACTACTTCAAGCTTGCTGCCGACAATTCGCTCGGCTTCGAGCGCGTGGCGACGCTCATCAATCAGGCGCGCACGCAATTCCCGAATACGCTGCTGCTGGACAACGGCGACACCATCCAGGGCACCGCGCTGTCGGATTACCAGGCCATGGTGAGCCCCATCACCTGCGACCAGACGCTGGCGATCTACAAGGTAATGAACGCCGCCAAGTACGACGGCGGCGGTATCGGGAACCACGAGTTCAACTATGGCCTGCCGTATCTGTCGCAGGTTACGGGCAATACGTTCAACGTCGATGGTCTGCCCGATCCGGCCACGCAGAAGAAATGCGCAGGCCCGGCCTTCCCGCAGGTGCTGGCCAACGTGGTGAGCGCGAAGACCAACGCGCCGCTCTTCCAGCCGTACACGATCATCACCAAGACGGTAACCGCCACGGCGCCGGATGGCAGCACGATCAGCGCACCGGTCAAGGTCGGCATCATCAGCTTCACGCCGCCCACCATCACGAGCTGGGACAAGCGCTGGCTCGACGGCAAGGTCTATACGGTCGGCATCAAGGAAACGGCGGCCAAGTACATCCCCGAGATGCGCGCAAAGGGCGCCGACCTGGTGGTCGCGATTTCGCACGGCGGGCTGGATAACTCGACGTATTCGCCGACGATGGAAAACGGCAGCTGGTGGCTATCCACCGTGCCGGGCATCGACGCCATGTTGATCGGCCACTCGCACCAGCTCTTCCCGGATGCAAAGAGCACGGTCAGCCAGTTCAACCTGCCGGGTGTGGACAAGGTGGCCGGCACCGTGAACGGCGTGCCGACTGTAATGGCCAACTACTGGGGCAAGCACCTCGGCGTGATCAAGCTGGGCCTGACGTTCAACGGCACGAACTGGGCCGTGGACAAGACGCAGACCACGGTGGAAGCGCGCTCGATTCAGAACGCCGACAAGACGTACATTGCGGCCGACCCGACGGTCTCGGCCGCCATCGCCACCGAACACCAGGCGACGATCAACTACGTGAAGACGCCGGTGGGCAGTACCGACTTCAACATGAGCACGTACTTTGCCGATGTGGGCGACCCGGGTGCGATCGAGATCGTGAACCAGGCGCAGGCCGATTACGTGTCGGCGTACATCCAGGCGAACCTGCCGCAGTACGCGTCGCTGCCGGTGCTGTCGGTGAGCGCGCCGTTCAAGAGCGGCTTTGGCGGCGGTACGGATTTCACCGATGTTGCAGCCGGCCCGCTGGCGATCAACAACGCAGCCGACCTGTATCTGTATCCGAACACGGTCTACGCGGTGAAGGTGGCGGGCTCCGACATCAAGAACTGGCTGGAGACGGCAGCCAAGCGCTTCAACACCATCGACCCGACACAAGCGACGGTGCAGAAGCTGGTGAGTACGTTCCCGGGCTACAACTTCGACATGTTCACCACGCCGGACCTGACGTATGAGATTGACGTCACGCAGCCGGTCGGTAGCCGCATCAAGAACCTGATGTACAAAGGCGTGGCGCTCGACCCGGCAGCGCAGTTCATCGTGGCGACCAACAACTACCGCGCAAGCGGCGGCGGCAACTTCCCCGGCCTGGATGGCAGCAAGACGATCTATGCGTCGCCCGATGCCAACCGCGACGTGCTGATCAGCTACATCAAGAAGATCGGCAGCGTGAAGCGGGCGACGAACGGCTCGCAGCGCAGCTGGCGCTTCACGAAGCTGGCGAGCTCGGTGGCGCAGGTGCAGTTCACGTCTGCGCCCAACAAGCTGGCCAGCGCCACGGCCGCCGGCATCACCAACGTCACACAGGTGGCTGCGGATGACGGTTCGGGCAAGGGCTTGGCGGTGTACCAGATCGACCTGACGCAGTAA
- the minC gene encoding septum site-determining protein MinC produces MSQKKAPLFEIRSGTVDALLLSPRTADMDALAAELTRRFADTPEFFSNDVIAIDVRRLAADERLPIDRLVETLTALRARAIGVVASPEQAEWAQAFGLPLLDSHGRRPRGGNDAKDADRNDAQDAPDAPEHAQAAEAPASTPAVPAADAVAMQPGTMIVDRPLRSGQRIYARGDLVVLDLVSDGAEVIAEGNIYVYASLRGRALAGVKGNLDARIFCTCLEPQLISIAGIYRTGETPWPDAYASKPAQVRLADNTLVFEPLRMK; encoded by the coding sequence ATGTCCCAGAAGAAAGCGCCGCTGTTCGAGATCCGCAGCGGCACCGTCGATGCCCTGCTGCTGTCGCCGCGCACCGCCGACATGGACGCCCTGGCCGCCGAACTCACGCGACGCTTTGCCGACACGCCGGAGTTTTTCTCCAACGACGTGATTGCCATCGATGTGCGCCGCCTGGCCGCAGACGAGCGTCTGCCCATCGACCGTTTGGTGGAGACCCTGACCGCGCTGCGTGCCCGCGCGATCGGCGTGGTCGCCAGCCCCGAACAGGCCGAATGGGCCCAGGCTTTCGGCCTGCCGCTGCTCGACAGCCACGGCCGCCGCCCGCGCGGCGGGAATGACGCCAAAGATGCCGACCGCAATGACGCGCAGGACGCACCGGATGCGCCCGAGCACGCCCAAGCCGCTGAAGCCCCCGCCTCCACCCCTGCCGTTCCTGCCGCCGATGCCGTGGCAATGCAGCCGGGCACGATGATCGTCGATCGCCCGCTGCGCTCCGGCCAGCGCATTTATGCGCGCGGCGACCTCGTCGTGCTCGACCTGGTGAGCGACGGCGCCGAGGTGATCGCCGAGGGCAACATCTACGTGTATGCCTCGCTGCGCGGCCGTGCGCTGGCAGGTGTGAAGGGCAACCTGGACGCGCGCATCTTCTGCACGTGCCTGGAGCCCCAACTGATTTCCATCGCCGGGATCTACCGCACCGGCGAAACCCCGTGGCCCGACGCCTACGCCAGCAAGCCTGCGCAGGTCCGGCTCGCGGACAACACGCTGGTTTTCGAACCGTTGCGGATGAAGTGA
- the minD gene encoding septum site-determining protein MinD: MTKIIVVTSGKGGVGKTTTSAAFSAGLALRGHKTAVIDFDVGLRNLDLIMGCERRVVYDLINVIHGEANLNQALIKDKKCENLFILPASQTRDKDALTREGVEKVIEGLKEMGFEYIVCDSPAGIESGALMAMYFADEAIVVTNPEVSSVRDSDRILGILSSKSRRAVEGKEPIKEHLLLTRYNPKRVSEGEMLSLTDIQEILRIKLIGVIPESEAVLQASNQGLPAIHLEGSDVANAYHDVIDRFLGKEKELRYVEYNKPGFLQRLFGGGK, encoded by the coding sequence ATGACCAAGATCATCGTAGTCACCTCCGGCAAGGGCGGTGTCGGCAAGACGACCACCAGTGCGGCGTTTTCCGCCGGCCTTGCGCTGCGCGGCCACAAGACCGCCGTCATCGATTTCGACGTCGGCCTGCGCAACCTCGACCTCATCATGGGCTGCGAGCGCCGCGTCGTGTACGACCTGATCAACGTGATCCACGGTGAGGCCAACCTGAACCAGGCCCTCATCAAGGACAAGAAGTGCGAGAACCTGTTCATCCTCCCCGCCTCGCAAACGCGCGACAAGGATGCGCTCACGCGTGAAGGCGTCGAGAAGGTGATCGAAGGCCTGAAGGAAATGGGCTTCGAGTACATCGTCTGCGATTCGCCGGCCGGTATCGAATCGGGCGCGCTGATGGCGATGTACTTTGCCGACGAGGCGATCGTCGTGACGAATCCGGAAGTCTCTTCGGTGCGTGACTCCGATCGCATCCTGGGCATCCTGTCCTCCAAGTCGCGCCGCGCGGTGGAAGGCAAGGAGCCGATCAAGGAGCACCTGCTGCTCACGCGCTACAACCCGAAGCGCGTGTCCGAAGGCGAGATGCTGTCGCTGACCGACATCCAGGAAATCCTGCGCATCAAGCTGATTGGCGTGATTCCGGAATCCGAAGCTGTGCTGCAGGCGTCCAACCAGGGCCTGCCCGCCATCCACCTGGAAGGCTCGGACGTCGCCAACGCATACCACGATGTGATCGACCGCTTCCTGGGCAAGGAGAAGGAGCTGCGCTACGTCGAATACAACAAGCCGGGCTTCCTGCAGCGCCTGTTCGGCGGCGGAAAATAA
- the minE gene encoding cell division topological specificity factor MinE: MSILSFLLGEKKKTASVAKERLQIILAHERTASGAPADYLPALQRELVAVISKYVKIGNDDIKVNLERQDNLEVLEVKIEIPQA; the protein is encoded by the coding sequence ATGTCGATTCTGTCTTTCCTGCTCGGCGAGAAGAAGAAGACTGCAAGCGTTGCCAAAGAGCGCCTGCAGATCATCCTCGCCCATGAACGTACCGCCAGCGGTGCGCCCGCCGACTACCTGCCCGCGCTGCAACGCGAGCTGGTGGCTGTGATCTCGAAGTACGTGAAGATCGGCAACGACGACATCAAGGTCAACCTCGAGCGCCAGGACAACCTGGAAGTGCTTGAGGTGAAGATCGAGATTCCGCAGGCCTGA
- a CDS encoding citrate synthase family protein gives MTTYLNAAEAAERLHISRPTLYAYVSRGLLAAYPSPDGRGSRYREADVARLADQRSGGRRPRQVVRHALDWGLPVMESAITLIDHGQLFYRGTPAVGLAERATLEAVAAHLWQYEEAAAFNAPAPVLPKSWYAALTSLADADIRQRCMALCTLALPALDEAAWRQDSARTARDAGALLRVVFAAMLGRKPDTAPVHLQCQQAWNLDAHAAEAIRVALVLCADHELNASSFAARVVASTGASLGAVVSAGLAALTGGRHGGTTARVEALLSELESERSVATALRRRLDRGDALPGFGHPLYRQADPRAGAILAHLPKTGAVRKRLQTVMDAVAGLTGDGPSVDFALVATRRVLGLPEGSGFGLFAAGRTAGWIAHALEQRAAGQLIRPRAAYVGPMPAAPEAPVGRIIRVR, from the coding sequence ATGACCACCTACCTCAATGCCGCCGAAGCCGCCGAGCGCCTGCATATTTCGCGCCCCACGCTGTACGCCTATGTGAGCCGCGGCCTGCTGGCGGCATACCCTTCGCCCGACGGCCGCGGCAGCCGCTACCGCGAGGCCGATGTGGCCCGGCTCGCCGATCAGCGTTCCGGCGGACGGCGCCCGCGCCAGGTGGTACGCCATGCGCTGGACTGGGGCCTACCGGTCATGGAATCGGCCATCACATTGATCGATCACGGGCAGTTGTTCTACCGCGGCACGCCTGCTGTGGGATTGGCCGAACGGGCCACGCTGGAGGCCGTTGCGGCGCACCTGTGGCAATACGAAGAAGCCGCCGCCTTCAACGCGCCCGCGCCGGTGTTGCCGAAGAGCTGGTACGCGGCGCTCACGTCGTTGGCAGACGCGGACATCCGCCAACGCTGCATGGCGCTGTGCACGCTTGCCTTGCCGGCACTCGACGAAGCTGCGTGGCGCCAGGATTCCGCACGCACGGCGCGCGATGCCGGTGCCCTCCTGCGGGTGGTGTTTGCCGCCATGCTCGGCCGCAAGCCAGACACCGCACCCGTGCATCTGCAATGCCAGCAGGCATGGAACCTTGACGCGCACGCCGCCGAGGCCATCCGCGTCGCATTGGTGCTATGCGCCGATCACGAACTCAATGCCTCGAGCTTTGCAGCACGCGTGGTGGCATCGACCGGCGCCAGCCTGGGCGCGGTGGTCAGTGCGGGGCTGGCTGCACTCACGGGTGGCCGGCATGGCGGCACCACGGCGCGTGTGGAGGCCTTGCTGAGCGAGCTGGAAAGCGAGCGCTCCGTGGCAACGGCACTGCGCCGCCGGCTGGATCGCGGCGATGCGCTGCCGGGCTTTGGCCACCCGCTGTATCGCCAGGCCGACCCTCGCGCGGGTGCAATCCTGGCGCACTTGCCGAAGACGGGCGCGGTGCGCAAGCGGCTGCAAACGGTGATGGACGCCGTGGCCGGGTTGACGGGCGATGGGCCATCGGTGGATTTCGCGCTGGTGGCGACCCGCCGCGTGCTGGGGCTACCGGAGGGTTCAGGCTTTGGCCTGTTTGCTGCGGGCCGTACGGCCGGTTGGATTGCGCACGCGCTGGAGCAGCGCGCGGCGGGGCAGTTGATCCGCCCGAGAGCCGCCTATGTGGGGCCGATGCCGGCCGCGCCGGAGGCACCGGTGGGCCGCATCATTCGCGTCAGGTAA
- a CDS encoding CoA transferase, translating to MQTVSPTDALSQLWTVLGQPANVLSRATLTGTEPALPSSFAVGTLAQSTIAAAALAAAQVDTLRSGRQQTVSVDMCHAALEFRSERYFRVDGQLPPEPWDKIAGLYRCGDGRWVRLHTNFPHHRDGVLKLLGCAYDRDAVAAALNQWKAEAFEEAAAQAGMVVTAARTFEEWDAHPQGIAVAGQPLMTIERIGDAPPQPLAAHADGRPLSGVRVLDLTRVIAGPVCGRTLAAHGADVLLVTAPHLPAIPPLVIDTGRGKRSAQLDLRDAAGAAQLRTLLRDADIFVQGYRPGGVAALQFGPEQVAALRPGIVYVSLCAYGYEGPWANRRGFDSLVQTASGFNWAEAQAAGEAKPRPLPAQALDHGAGYLMAAGAMTALARRMTEGGSWHVRVSLAQTAHWLRSFGRIAHGFDAADPRYEDIGAYLDTAPSGFGALTALRHAGQLSDTPPHWTLPSVPLGTHPARW from the coding sequence ATGCAGACTGTCAGCCCGACCGACGCACTGAGCCAATTGTGGACCGTGCTCGGCCAGCCGGCCAATGTGCTGTCGCGCGCCACGCTCACGGGCACGGAGCCGGCGCTGCCGTCGTCGTTTGCCGTGGGCACGCTCGCGCAGAGCACCATCGCTGCCGCCGCGCTGGCAGCGGCGCAGGTCGACACGTTGCGCAGCGGGCGGCAGCAGACGGTGTCAGTCGACATGTGCCACGCTGCGCTGGAATTCCGCTCCGAGCGCTATTTCCGGGTCGATGGCCAGTTGCCGCCCGAACCCTGGGACAAGATCGCCGGGCTCTACCGCTGCGGCGATGGCCGCTGGGTGCGCCTGCACACCAACTTTCCGCATCACCGTGACGGCGTGCTGAAGCTGCTCGGCTGCGCGTATGACCGGGACGCCGTGGCCGCCGCGCTGAACCAATGGAAGGCCGAAGCGTTTGAAGAGGCGGCGGCGCAGGCGGGCATGGTCGTGACGGCCGCACGCACATTTGAAGAGTGGGACGCGCACCCCCAAGGCATTGCCGTGGCGGGGCAGCCGCTGATGACGATCGAGCGTATTGGCGATGCGCCACCGCAGCCGCTGGCGGCGCACGCCGATGGCCGACCGCTCTCGGGCGTGCGCGTCCTCGATCTCACGCGCGTGATTGCCGGGCCGGTCTGTGGCCGGACGCTGGCGGCGCATGGGGCCGACGTGCTGCTCGTTACAGCGCCGCATCTGCCCGCCATTCCGCCGCTGGTGATCGACACCGGGCGTGGCAAGCGCTCCGCGCAGCTTGACCTGCGCGATGCGGCCGGGGCCGCGCAACTCCGCACGCTGCTGCGCGACGCCGACATCTTTGTGCAGGGGTATCGGCCCGGTGGTGTGGCAGCGCTGCAGTTTGGCCCCGAGCAGGTCGCGGCCCTGCGCCCGGGCATCGTCTACGTGAGCCTGTGCGCCTACGGCTATGAAGGCCCCTGGGCCAATCGCCGAGGCTTCGATTCACTCGTGCAGACCGCCAGCGGCTTCAACTGGGCCGAAGCGCAAGCCGCCGGTGAGGCCAAGCCGCGTCCGCTACCCGCACAGGCGCTGGACCACGGCGCTGGCTATCTGATGGCGGCTGGCGCGATGACGGCGCTCGCACGCCGCATGACGGAAGGCGGCAGCTGGCACGTGCGTGTGTCGCTCGCGCAGACGGCGCATTGGCTGCGCAGCTTCGGCCGAATTGCCCACGGCTTCGATGCGGCTGACCCGCGCTATGAAGATATCGGCGCGTATCTGGATACCGCGCCTTCCGGCTTTGGCGCGCTCACTGCGCTGCGTCACGCGGGGCAGCTTTCCGACACGCCGCCGCACTGGACGCTGCCCAGCGTGCCGCTGGGGACGCATCCCGCGCGGTGGTAG
- a CDS encoding 23S rRNA (adenine(2030)-N(6))-methyltransferase RlmJ, with protein sequence MLSYRHAFHAGNHADVLKHAVLVQMLDYLTQKDKPFWYIDTHAGAGLYALDHEWAQKKAEFDTGIGPLWRAAESGETLPPLLDAYLDQVRELNPNGELRHYPGSPWLAWQMLRDADRLRLFELHSSEIKVLSNNFRGAGRKVMLYDGDGFAGIKAILPPPPRRALVLIDPSFEDKQDYARTVQSLQDSLQRFATGMYAVWYPLVQRREAAQFPSRLKQLRPKDWLHVTLTVRHPVEGGLGLHGSGMFIVNPPWTLKAQLQEAMPTLVRLLGQDDGAKFMLEGESS encoded by the coding sequence ATGCTCAGTTACCGCCACGCCTTCCACGCCGGCAATCACGCCGATGTCCTCAAGCACGCCGTGCTTGTGCAGATGCTCGATTACCTCACGCAGAAGGACAAGCCGTTCTGGTACATCGACACGCACGCCGGCGCCGGCCTCTACGCGCTGGACCACGAATGGGCGCAGAAGAAGGCCGAATTCGATACCGGCATCGGCCCCTTGTGGCGCGCGGCCGAAAGCGGCGAAACGCTGCCGCCGCTGCTCGATGCCTACCTCGACCAGGTGCGCGAACTGAACCCGAACGGCGAACTCAGGCACTACCCTGGCTCGCCGTGGCTGGCGTGGCAGATGCTGCGCGACGCCGATCGCCTGCGCCTGTTCGAGCTGCACAGCTCCGAAATCAAGGTGCTGTCCAACAACTTCCGTGGTGCCGGGCGCAAGGTCATGCTGTATGACGGCGACGGCTTTGCCGGCATCAAGGCGATCCTGCCGCCGCCACCGCGCCGTGCGCTGGTGCTGATCGATCCGTCCTTCGAAGACAAGCAGGATTACGCCCGCACCGTGCAATCGCTGCAAGACAGCCTGCAGCGCTTTGCGACCGGCATGTATGCGGTCTGGTATCCGCTCGTGCAGCGGCGGGAAGCCGCGCAATTTCCCTCGCGCCTGAAGCAGTTGCGCCCCAAGGATTGGCTGCACGTCACGCTCACCGTCCGGCACCCGGTCGAGGGCGGCCTGGGCCTGCACGGCAGCGGCATGTTCATCGTCAACCCGCCGTGGACGTTGAAGGCGCAGCTGCAGGAAGCCATGCCCACGCTGGTGCGCCTGCTCGGCCAGGACGACGGCGCCAAGTTCATGCTGGAAGGCGAATCCAGTTAA
- the ppk2 gene encoding polyphosphate kinase 2, protein MSERDAARQARLQEDLLDTLDEELEMEIDDHLLGGGEGISDEARETRRMYFRELFRLQGELVKLQDWVIETGHRLVVIFEGRDAAGKGGAIKRITQRLNPRVCRVAALPAPTSRERTQWYFQRYVAHLPAAGEIVLFDRSWYNRAGVERVMGFCTDEEYEEFFRSVPEFEKMLARSGIQIVKYWFSVTDEEQEVRFQSRIDDPLKQWKLSPMDLESRRRWEAYTRAKEVMLERSHIPESPWWVVLADDKKRARLNCIHHLLGQVPYHPVPHSPVLLPERVHHAEYIRHPVPEEMIVPNVY, encoded by the coding sequence ATGAGCGAACGCGACGCAGCCCGGCAGGCGCGCCTGCAGGAAGACCTCCTCGACACGCTTGATGAAGAGCTGGAGATGGAAATCGACGATCACCTGCTCGGCGGCGGCGAGGGCATCAGCGACGAGGCCCGCGAAACGCGGCGCATGTACTTCCGCGAGCTGTTCCGCCTGCAGGGCGAACTCGTCAAGCTGCAGGACTGGGTGATCGAGACCGGCCACCGGCTGGTGGTGATCTTCGAAGGGCGCGATGCCGCCGGCAAGGGCGGCGCCATCAAGCGCATCACGCAACGGCTGAACCCGCGGGTGTGCCGCGTGGCTGCGCTGCCCGCTCCCACCAGCCGCGAACGCACGCAGTGGTACTTCCAGCGCTACGTGGCGCACCTGCCCGCCGCCGGCGAGATCGTCCTGTTCGACCGCAGCTGGTACAACCGCGCCGGCGTCGAGCGCGTGATGGGTTTCTGCACCGACGAGGAATACGAAGAGTTCTTCCGCTCCGTGCCCGAGTTCGAAAAGATGCTGGCACGCTCCGGCATCCAGATCGTCAAGTACTGGTTCTCGGTCACGGACGAAGAGCAGGAAGTGCGATTCCAGAGCCGCATCGACGATCCGCTCAAGCAGTGGAAGCTCAGCCCGATGGATCTGGAAAGCCGCCGCCGCTGGGAAGCCTATACGCGTGCCAAGGAAGTGATGCTCGAGCGATCGCACATTCCCGAATCGCCGTGGTGGGTGGTGCTGGCCGACGACAAGAAGCGCGCCCGCCTGAACTGCATCCACCATCTTTTGGGCCAGGTGCCTTACCACCCGGTGCCGCATTCGCCGGTGCTGTTGCCCGAGCGCGTGCACCATGCGGAGTACATCCGCCACCCGGTGCCGGAAGAGATGATCGTGCCGAACGTGTACTGA
- a CDS encoding acylphosphatase, with the protein MAVIAQVIITVQGRVQGVGYRAACVQRARLLGLRGWVRNRRDGAVEAFLAGPEANVLSMREWMWEGPDSAQVTQLDVITGDHEAPVPGFEIRPTV; encoded by the coding sequence ATGGCCGTCATTGCGCAAGTGATCATTACCGTACAGGGCCGTGTGCAGGGCGTGGGCTATCGCGCCGCGTGTGTCCAGCGCGCCCGCCTGCTGGGTCTGCGCGGCTGGGTACGCAATCGCCGCGACGGCGCCGTCGAGGCCTTCCTGGCCGGCCCCGAGGCCAATGTGCTGAGCATGCGGGAATGGATGTGGGAAGGGCCGGACAGCGCCCAGGTCACGCAACTGGACGTAATCACGGGCGATCATGAGGCGCCCGTACCGGGTTTTGAGATCCGTCCGACGGTGTAA